A genome region from Christensenella minuta includes the following:
- a CDS encoding aspartate/glutamate racemase family protein: MRKAGIIGGMGPASTLDYYSGIIDGYRAAKNDGSYPSLTLESVNMAEMLAFVKLESWSPLVSMLLAAVRNLKNAGAEFAAIAANTPHIVFRELEEKSPLPLVSIVEATCRFAADAGCARVIILGTKFTMTSGLYTEIFPRYGIEALIPDWEGREFVHSMIFPRLADGIVDPEDKEDMIEFAEELIRNSHADAVVLGCTELPLMLRPGDLSVPALDTAQIHIAAIVREMLK; encoded by the coding sequence ATGAGAAAAGCAGGCATCATTGGCGGGATGGGGCCCGCGTCCACGCTCGATTATTACAGCGGGATCATAGACGGATACCGCGCCGCGAAAAACGATGGCAGCTATCCTTCCCTTACGCTCGAAAGCGTGAACATGGCGGAAATGCTTGCGTTTGTGAAGCTGGAAAGCTGGAGTCCACTTGTTTCCATGCTGCTTGCCGCCGTGCGCAACTTAAAAAATGCGGGCGCGGAATTTGCAGCTATTGCGGCGAATACGCCGCACATCGTGTTCCGTGAGCTGGAGGAAAAGTCTCCCCTGCCCCTCGTGAGCATTGTGGAAGCCACCTGCCGCTTTGCCGCCGACGCGGGCTGCGCGCGGGTCATCATATTGGGTACAAAATTCACCATGACCAGCGGGCTTTACACGGAAATCTTCCCGCGGTACGGGATCGAGGCGCTGATCCCCGACTGGGAGGGCCGGGAATTTGTGCACAGCATGATCTTCCCGCGGCTGGCGGACGGTATCGTGGACCCGGAAGATAAGGAAGACATGATTGAATTTGCGGAGGAATTAATCCGCAATTCACACGCCGACGCGGTTGTGCTGGGATGTACGGAGCTTCCGCTGATGCTCCGCCCGGGCGATCTTTCGGTGCCTGCGCTCGATACGGCGCAGATCCACATTGCGGCCATCGTCCGCGAAATGCTGAAATAA
- the pap gene encoding polyphosphate:AMP phosphotransferase: MLKELDLRANMPKDEYAPLAEALKPRLAWLQQEAIRENIPVIILFEGLSAAGKGAVTNSLILNFDARGFTVYNTRPPEPSELRLPWLARFVEKIPSRGRMAIFDRAWYSALSMGLDSEKELKKRLREVNIFERQLADDGYLVLKYFLYIDKKEQKKRLEALAREKSTAWRVTENDFKNLKRHGEITDFYDSLICATDTPHAPWRTVAATDKRYVRAAVFSSIVENLEKALAKKRKEISDGAFTPRIDPRFRLLPHKTIGELDLKKSVGEEEYRERLKEYQDKLFKLQNKLYLKKIPVVVAYEGNDAAGKGGNIKRVAEALDARGYAVTPIAAPLPDELHRQYLWRFWRALPRTGHFAIFDRTWYGRVLVERVEGLTPAARVSQAYNEINEFESMLARWGAVIFKFWLAIDKDEQLRRFEDRQNTPEKRWKITEEDWRNRDKWEAYTQAADDMFRYTNTDFAPWVAVESNCKRYARLKTLETMIETLQNRL; the protein is encoded by the coding sequence ATGTTAAAGGAACTGGATTTACGTGCGAATATGCCAAAGGACGAATATGCGCCGCTGGCGGAGGCGTTAAAGCCCCGGCTGGCATGGCTCCAGCAGGAGGCCATCCGCGAGAATATCCCCGTAATCATCCTTTTTGAAGGGCTTTCCGCCGCAGGCAAGGGTGCGGTTACGAATTCCCTGATCCTCAACTTCGACGCACGGGGCTTTACCGTATACAATACGCGTCCCCCGGAGCCTTCCGAGCTGCGCCTTCCGTGGCTCGCGCGTTTTGTGGAGAAGATCCCTTCCCGGGGCCGTATGGCAATCTTTGACCGCGCATGGTACAGCGCCCTGTCTATGGGGCTGGATTCGGAAAAAGAACTGAAGAAGCGCCTCCGGGAGGTAAACATATTCGAGCGCCAGCTGGCGGACGACGGCTACCTGGTCCTTAAGTATTTCCTGTATATCGATAAAAAAGAACAGAAAAAACGCCTCGAGGCTTTGGCGCGGGAAAAGAGCACGGCATGGCGGGTGACCGAAAATGATTTTAAAAACCTGAAACGCCACGGCGAGATCACGGATTTCTACGACTCGCTGATCTGCGCGACGGATACGCCGCACGCTCCGTGGCGCACGGTTGCCGCTACGGACAAGCGGTATGTGCGGGCCGCGGTTTTTTCCTCCATTGTGGAAAACCTCGAAAAAGCGCTCGCCAAGAAGCGGAAGGAAATATCGGATGGGGCCTTTACGCCAAGAATCGACCCGCGCTTCAGGCTGCTTCCCCACAAAACCATCGGGGAGCTTGACCTGAAAAAAAGCGTGGGAGAAGAGGAATACCGCGAGCGCCTCAAGGAATACCAGGACAAGCTTTTTAAGCTGCAAAACAAACTGTATCTCAAAAAAATTCCCGTGGTTGTGGCCTATGAGGGCAACGACGCGGCGGGCAAAGGCGGCAACATAAAGCGCGTGGCCGAGGCCCTTGACGCACGCGGGTATGCGGTCACGCCCATTGCCGCTCCCTTGCCGGACGAACTGCACCGCCAATACCTATGGCGGTTTTGGCGTGCGCTGCCCCGCACCGGGCACTTTGCGATCTTTGACCGCACATGGTATGGGCGTGTGCTGGTGGAGCGCGTGGAGGGGCTGACGCCTGCGGCAAGGGTGAGCCAGGCATACAACGAGATCAACGAATTTGAATCCATGCTGGCAAGGTGGGGCGCGGTTATTTTCAAATTCTGGCTGGCCATCGACAAGGACGAACAGCTGCGGCGGTTCGAGGACAGGCAGAACACGCCCGAAAAACGGTGGAAAATCACGGAGGAGGATTGGCGCAACCGCGACAAATGGGAAGCGTATACGCAGGCGGCGGATGATATGTTCCGCTATACGAACACGGATTTCGCGCCGTGGGTGGCGGTAGAATCAAACTGCAAACGGTACGCGCGCCTGAAGACGCTTGAAACGATGATTGAGACTTTACAAAACCGGTTATAA
- a CDS encoding ABC transporter ATP-binding protein: protein MLKIKHFTKSYKGGTKAVDDLSLTVEDGDIYGFIGHNGAGKTTTIKAVVGIMDFDSGEIEIDGMSIREKPIECKRITAYIPDNPDLYDSMTGIQYLNFIGDIFVIPKAEREASIKQYADLFEITANLGDLISSYSHGMKQKLALISALIHKPKLLVLDEPFVGLDPKAAHIVKQLMHEMCANGSAIFFSTHVLEVAEKLCNKIAIIKNGKLLRAGSLEDVKGDESLEDVFLELIDE, encoded by the coding sequence ATGCTCAAAATCAAACATTTCACCAAAAGCTACAAAGGCGGTACAAAGGCGGTCGACGACCTGTCGCTTACCGTGGAAGACGGGGACATCTACGGCTTCATCGGGCATAACGGCGCGGGCAAGACCACGACGATCAAGGCCGTGGTAGGCATTATGGATTTTGACAGCGGCGAAATCGAGATAGACGGCATGTCCATCAGAGAGAAGCCCATTGAATGCAAGCGGATCACCGCGTATATCCCGGATAATCCGGACCTATACGACAGCATGACGGGCATCCAGTACCTCAATTTCATCGGCGACATTTTCGTCATCCCGAAGGCGGAGCGCGAGGCTTCCATCAAGCAGTATGCGGACCTCTTCGAGATCACCGCGAACCTCGGCGACCTCATCTCTTCGTATTCGCACGGTATGAAGCAGAAGCTGGCCCTGATCTCCGCGCTGATCCATAAGCCGAAGCTGCTTGTTTTGGACGAGCCGTTCGTGGGTCTTGACCCGAAAGCGGCGCACATCGTCAAGCAGCTGATGCACGAGATGTGCGCGAACGGAAGCGCGATTTTCTTTTCCACACATGTACTGGAGGTTGCGGAAAAGCTGTGCAACAAAATTGCCATCATCAAAAACGGCAAGCTGCTGCGCGCAGGGAGCCTCGAGGACGTTAAGGGCGACGAGAGTCTGGAAGACGTATTTTTGGAGTTGATCGATGAATAA
- a CDS encoding putative ABC transporter permease subunit has protein sequence MNNLGLLLKTYMRTSFGFNKARYTHEKHSKSTGMTVLLTVCYIIIIFAVFGMSMGMMDSLKSLHAEYIVLNIMMMAASVMVLFTTIYKVNGTLFGFRDYDLQMALPIKTSTLIASRVLILYFLNILFVLGVMAPAGVAYAIVAQPAAAFYPIFIVTLFAIPMLPLIIATVIGTLIAMAASRFKRKNGMNVILTVAAFMAFMVVWLGFWTNSGDIMVNFADVGGMVNNVLTGVYPMTALYGNAVGGFDVLALVLFLAISFGAFAVFTAVVSKLFKRLNTSITTTRAAANYKMTELKEATPKKALYRREMKRYFSSSQYVLNTAVGPLLLVVAAIILLVSGVDGFGVYSDIPQFGQLLSAAAPMGIAFFIAIGCTTAASVSLEGKNLWIVRSLPVDTRLVLKAKLNVAMTLYIPTVLICGTLFNIALKPDPLFIVLMYAVPLAYSYFTALFGLKANLNSPNFDWTNEVTVIKQSKPTLVTMLVGMLLTIVPAVLALFFGHAVMLAALALAVVLDVVLYRNLMTKGAAQFESF, from the coding sequence ATGAATAACCTTGGTTTATTACTGAAAACATATATGCGCACCTCGTTTGGCTTCAACAAGGCCAGGTATACGCATGAAAAGCATTCGAAGTCGACGGGTATGACGGTGCTCCTCACGGTATGCTATATCATCATTATTTTTGCCGTATTCGGCATGAGCATGGGGATGATGGACAGCCTGAAATCCCTGCACGCCGAATATATTGTGCTGAATATCATGATGATGGCCGCATCCGTCATGGTTTTGTTCACCACGATCTATAAGGTGAACGGCACGCTGTTCGGCTTCCGCGATTATGATTTGCAGATGGCGCTTCCCATTAAAACGAGCACGCTGATTGCAAGCCGCGTTTTGATCCTGTACTTTTTGAACATCCTGTTTGTCCTCGGCGTAATGGCGCCTGCCGGGGTGGCCTACGCGATCGTCGCGCAGCCCGCGGCGGCGTTCTACCCCATTTTTATCGTGACGCTGTTTGCCATCCCCATGCTGCCGCTTATCATCGCGACGGTGATTGGTACGCTGATTGCCATGGCCGCTTCCCGCTTCAAGCGCAAAAACGGCATGAACGTGATCCTGACGGTGGCGGCGTTTATGGCGTTCATGGTCGTCTGGCTCGGGTTCTGGACCAATTCCGGCGACATCATGGTGAATTTTGCGGACGTGGGCGGAATGGTCAACAATGTCCTTACGGGCGTCTATCCTATGACCGCGCTTTACGGCAACGCGGTGGGCGGCTTCGACGTCCTTGCCCTCGTACTGTTCCTCGCGATCTCCTTTGGGGCGTTCGCGGTATTTACGGCGGTGGTCTCAAAGCTGTTCAAACGGCTCAACACCTCCATCACCACAACCCGCGCGGCGGCAAACTACAAGATGACGGAGCTTAAGGAGGCAACGCCGAAAAAGGCGCTTTACCGCCGGGAAATGAAACGGTATTTTTCCTCTTCCCAGTATGTGTTGAATACGGCGGTCGGTCCGCTGCTGCTTGTCGTTGCCGCCATTATCCTCCTCGTTTCGGGGGTAGACGGCTTTGGGGTCTATTCCGATATCCCGCAGTTTGGGCAGCTGCTTTCGGCGGCCGCGCCCATGGGGATCGCATTCTTTATCGCCATCGGCTGCACCACGGCGGCGTCCGTTTCCCTCGAAGGGAAAAACCTCTGGATCGTGCGTTCGCTTCCCGTGGATACGCGCCTTGTGCTGAAAGCAAAGCTCAACGTGGCGATGACGCTTTATATCCCTACGGTCCTTATCTGCGGGACGCTGTTCAATATCGCGCTTAAGCCCGATCCGCTGTTCATCGTACTGATGTATGCGGTCCCGCTTGCGTACAGCTACTTCACTGCCCTTTTCGGGCTGAAGGCGAACCTGAACAGCCCGAATTTTGATTGGACGAACGAGGTGACGGTGATTAAGCAAAGCAAGCCCACACTCGTCACTATGCTGGTGGGGATGCTCCTCACCATCGTTCCGGCGGTCCTCGCGCTGTTCTTCGGCCACGCGGTGATGCTTGCGGCGCTTGCGCTTGCTGTCGTTTTGGACGTCGTGCTGTACCGCAACCTTATGACCAAGGGAGCAGCACAGTTCGAGAGCTTTTAA
- a CDS encoding manganese efflux pump MntP: MDILSFILLGVSLSMDALAVSVSTGICVPDLKKREAVKIGLYFGGFQALMPTLGWLLGTSVIDYISAFDHWIAFGLLAVIGIKMVGDAVRGKEEKNACGRRDDMLTHKALFFMAVATSIDALAVGVSLAMVKASIAVGAAVIGVTTFLLSFVGAVAGKRLGSAFEKKAMIIGGLVLVAIGAKILVEHLLGA; this comes from the coding sequence TTGGACATTTTATCCTTTATCCTGCTTGGCGTGAGTCTTTCGATGGACGCACTCGCCGTTTCCGTGTCCACGGGTATTTGCGTGCCCGACCTCAAAAAGCGCGAAGCGGTGAAGATCGGCCTTTATTTCGGTGGATTCCAGGCGCTGATGCCCACCCTCGGCTGGCTGCTCGGCACCTCGGTCATCGACTATATCAGCGCGTTTGACCACTGGATTGCGTTCGGGCTTTTGGCCGTCATCGGCATCAAGATGGTGGGGGACGCTGTGCGCGGCAAGGAAGAAAAAAATGCGTGCGGACGGCGGGACGATATGCTTACCCACAAAGCATTGTTTTTTATGGCGGTCGCCACAAGCATAGATGCGCTTGCCGTAGGCGTAAGCCTTGCCATGGTGAAGGCCAGCATTGCCGTGGGCGCGGCGGTCATCGGCGTTACCACCTTCCTTCTGAGCTTTGTGGGCGCGGTGGCGGGAAAACGCCTGGGCAGCGCATTTGAAAAAAAGGCCATGATTATTGGCGGGCTGGTCCTCGTGGCTATCGGGGCAAAAATTCTGGTCGAGCATTTGCTGGGAGCATAG
- a CDS encoding DeoR/GlpR family DNA-binding transcription regulator — MKKNLLAAERRKQLTEMVRSSGSVRIGEIAEFFGVSSETIRKDLIYLNDRGAVKKSFGGAVAVSEYRERPVSGRSMENAGQKAAIALRALDFLSDGGVVFIDSGSTALEVAKLLHSGMDVALVTNSLAALNALTGKGLDLHFVGGVFSDVTMATSGFWATNAVSTIKFDVALLGTSGFQSHSGPSVKTFPDAQMKQDVLKNSRKKIVLADSSKFVTNAVVQYAEWRDIDVLITDGGAPREAAEAVGEAAEVIFA; from the coding sequence ATGAAGAAAAACCTGCTCGCCGCGGAACGGCGCAAACAGCTGACGGAGATGGTGCGCAGCAGTGGGAGCGTACGTATCGGTGAAATCGCCGAATTTTTCGGCGTATCCTCCGAAACGATCCGCAAGGACCTGATCTACCTCAACGACCGCGGCGCGGTTAAAAAGAGCTTCGGCGGCGCGGTGGCAGTAAGCGAATACCGCGAGCGCCCGGTCTCCGGCCGGTCCATGGAAAACGCGGGCCAGAAGGCGGCGATCGCTTTGCGCGCGCTGGATTTCCTTTCGGACGGCGGCGTGGTGTTCATCGATTCGGGCAGCACGGCGCTTGAGGTTGCAAAGCTTCTGCACAGCGGCATGGACGTTGCCCTCGTGACCAATTCCCTTGCCGCTTTGAACGCGCTCACGGGCAAGGGACTCGACCTCCACTTTGTGGGCGGCGTGTTTTCCGATGTGACGATGGCGACCAGCGGCTTTTGGGCGACCAATGCGGTGAGCACCATTAAATTCGATGTGGCGCTGCTTGGGACAAGCGGCTTCCAGTCGCACAGCGGCCCCAGTGTCAAGACCTTTCCCGACGCGCAGATGAAGCAGGACGTGCTGAAAAACAGCAGGAAGAAGATCGTACTGGCGGACAGCAGCAAATTTGTGACCAATGCGGTAGTGCAATATGCCGAGTGGCGCGATATCGACGTGCTGATAACGGACGGCGGCGCGCCGCGGGAGGCGGCAGAGGCCGTGGGTGAGGCAGCGGAAGTGATCTTTGCCTGA
- a CDS encoding APC family permease, giving the protein MAKRKLRLFDAILAAVCVVLTIDAVAPAAAIGNSQYFWWILLLLGFFVPYGLVNAELGTTYEDQGGLCDWVKRAFGIRTGSRAAFYYWINFPIWITSTLVMFTQVFTATTGIAVPPLAGLAVQLGIVWLVVLLSNYHISESKWLVNIGALLKAGLILVLGGLGVYAAVTRGVANPADSFADFLPSAAGLPFISIIIFNFIGFEVVTTYAGDMQDPKKELPRAIIWGGLLITAFYLFATFGIGAAIPTDELSKASGFIDSLRILAGASGGPLILICGFLFLFTLITNMLTWSLGVNYVTQHAAQYGTLPRFLASKSKKEGMPLGANITNGTVISVLLAAAAILEATGGGTDVFWMFFALNVDLLLACYLFLFPSFWQLRRVDPDRERPYRVKGGKARIFLVAAVPFALLCMTLFFTFFEEAPDGTDMVNMPLVIGVACAVAVGEIVAAHSVKKHRAALAAQKSAGKTES; this is encoded by the coding sequence ATGGCAAAAAGAAAACTCCGTTTGTTCGACGCGATCCTTGCCGCGGTATGCGTGGTGCTTACGATCGACGCGGTTGCGCCCGCGGCGGCAATCGGGAATTCCCAGTATTTTTGGTGGATCCTGCTGCTTCTCGGTTTCTTTGTGCCTTACGGACTTGTGAACGCCGAACTCGGCACGACCTATGAAGACCAGGGCGGCCTGTGCGACTGGGTGAAGCGTGCCTTTGGCATCCGTACCGGATCGCGTGCCGCGTTTTATTACTGGATCAATTTTCCCATTTGGATCACTTCCACCCTCGTGATGTTCACGCAGGTGTTTACGGCGACGACGGGAATCGCCGTTCCGCCGCTTGCGGGGCTGGCCGTCCAGCTTGGCATCGTCTGGCTGGTAGTTTTGCTCTCCAATTACCACATCAGCGAAAGCAAGTGGCTGGTGAATATCGGCGCCCTTTTAAAGGCCGGGCTGATCCTTGTCCTCGGGGGACTCGGCGTTTATGCCGCCGTGACGCGCGGGGTCGCGAATCCTGCGGATTCCTTTGCGGATTTCCTGCCCAGTGCGGCGGGGCTTCCTTTCATCTCCATCATCATCTTCAATTTCATCGGCTTTGAAGTCGTGACTACTTACGCGGGCGACATGCAGGATCCCAAAAAGGAGCTGCCCCGCGCCATCATCTGGGGCGGTCTTTTGATTACCGCCTTTTACCTGTTTGCCACCTTCGGCATCGGCGCAGCCATTCCCACGGACGAGCTTTCCAAGGCGAGCGGGTTTATTGACAGCCTGCGCATCCTTGCCGGAGCTTCGGGCGGGCCGCTGATCCTCATATGCGGCTTCCTGTTCCTGTTTACGCTCATCACCAACATGCTCACGTGGTCGCTTGGGGTGAACTATGTGACCCAGCATGCCGCGCAGTACGGCACGCTGCCGCGCTTCCTCGCCTCTAAAAGCAAAAAGGAAGGCATGCCCCTTGGCGCGAATATCACCAATGGAACCGTGATTTCCGTGCTTCTGGCGGCTGCTGCCATACTGGAGGCAACGGGCGGCGGCACGGATGTGTTCTGGATGTTTTTTGCGCTCAATGTAGACCTTTTGCTCGCGTGCTACCTGTTCCTGTTTCCCTCCTTTTGGCAGCTGCGCAGGGTGGATCCGGACCGGGAGCGTCCTTACCGCGTGAAGGGTGGGAAGGCGCGGATTTTTCTCGTCGCCGCGGTCCCGTTTGCGCTGCTGTGTATGACCTTGTTTTTCACCTTTTTCGAAGAAGCGCCGGATGGAACGGACATGGTGAACATGCCCCTGGTGATTGGCGTCGCCTGTGCGGTGGCCGTAGGAGAAATCGTCGCGGCACACAGCGTAAAGAAGCACAGGGCCGCGCTTGCGGCGCAAAAGAGCGCCGGGAAAACGGAGTCCTGA
- a CDS encoding VanZ family protein, which yields MYFGDMGSNIHTMFWTGLFGLLAAAPVYAVIWLFTRRRFPAGAGIHVLRYLFLTYLICVGMMTLVPSGFDAAGGANLVPFSSIADALLSTSEVALQLLFLNILMFVPMGVFLPWVFPKLDRLYKAVLIFLGATLLIELLQAVLPGGRAFDIDDILLNAFGGAIGYSLFALVSMLAGKKEALLREKIACAAVLALLPAVALGFTAAENGREFKYGFSYTLMVPEEAQFTGQEEVPRTAMTYVRAVSQEGIMAGLAEKLSIAGQPREDGGHLILEAEGGESLTVFPDGGWMLHLRDPDGFPPDEPDEALAADAAKFLQEHGFWQEAFGPADINDTFGVDFDGTERVNGKQAVFRAPENDPALWGGIDILFDDDGIYEVYSGLYQYAPYREAELMPPGEALAEIMKTHRCYVAVEFGTVTSHPQKAVLDRAELVYDWGMSAAGQNLPVWKLSGTFYDHGRQAQGYIMAPAIRG from the coding sequence ATGTATTTTGGAGATATGGGAAGCAATATCCATACGATGTTTTGGACCGGACTTTTCGGCCTGCTGGCAGCCGCGCCCGTTTATGCCGTGATATGGCTTTTTACGCGCAGGCGTTTCCCTGCCGGCGCGGGCATACATGTGCTGCGGTACCTTTTTTTGACCTACCTTATTTGCGTGGGTATGATGACGCTTGTGCCAAGCGGCTTTGACGCGGCGGGCGGCGCGAACCTCGTTCCCTTTTCGAGTATTGCCGACGCCCTCCTCAGCACGTCGGAGGTGGCCCTACAGCTCCTTTTCCTCAATATCCTGATGTTCGTGCCTATGGGCGTATTCCTGCCGTGGGTATTTCCCAAATTAGACAGGCTGTATAAGGCTGTGCTCATTTTCCTCGGCGCTACGCTGCTGATCGAACTGTTGCAGGCGGTACTGCCGGGCGGACGGGCCTTCGATATCGACGATATCCTGCTGAACGCCTTCGGCGGCGCGATCGGCTATTCCCTTTTCGCACTCGTTTCCATGCTTGCGGGAAAAAAGGAAGCCCTCCTGCGTGAAAAGATCGCCTGCGCCGCGGTGCTTGCCCTCTTGCCCGCCGTCGCGCTCGGCTTTACGGCGGCGGAAAACGGGCGTGAATTCAAATATGGGTTTTCTTACACCCTCATGGTGCCGGAAGAGGCTCAATTCACGGGACAGGAAGAAGTTCCCAGGACGGCGATGACCTACGTGCGCGCCGTATCGCAGGAAGGCATAATGGCCGGGCTGGCCGAAAAGCTGTCTATCGCGGGACAGCCCCGGGAGGACGGCGGGCATCTGATCCTCGAGGCTGAGGGCGGAGAATCCCTGACTGTTTTTCCGGACGGGGGCTGGATGCTTCACCTGCGCGACCCGGACGGCTTCCCGCCCGACGAGCCGGACGAAGCGCTCGCCGCCGACGCCGCGAAATTCCTGCAGGAGCACGGGTTCTGGCAGGAGGCCTTCGGCCCTGCGGACATAAACGATACGTTCGGCGTGGATTTTGACGGTACGGAGCGCGTGAATGGAAAGCAGGCCGTCTTCCGCGCACCGGAAAACGATCCCGCGTTATGGGGCGGGATCGATATACTGTTCGATGACGACGGAATTTATGAGGTCTATTCCGGCCTGTACCAATACGCGCCCTACCGCGAAGCGGAGCTGATGCCGCCGGGAGAGGCGCTCGCGGAAATCATGAAAACACACCGCTGTTATGTGGCCGTTGAATTTGGTACGGTTACCTCCCACCCGCAAAAGGCTGTTTTGGACCGGGCCGAACTGGTTTACGACTGGGGCATGTCCGCCGCCGGACAAAACCTGCCCGTATGGAAGCTCTCGGGAACATTTTACGATCACGGCAGGCAGGCGCAGGGATATATTATGGCCCCTGCCATCCGGGGATAG
- a CDS encoding iron-containing alcohol dehydrogenase, with amino-acid sequence MKSFVADIPEKIVFGAGCVDTVGKYAKPLGRRAAIIAGKGVRPEKTALLDKIRALLGGQGVESFVYAEINENPLIPVVDAGVEFARENSCDLVIGVGGGSSLDSAKIIAMVCASGGSVRDYVLDGKYARKKADEIKTLPMIAITTTAGTGSEATPWAVVTDPETGKKPGFGWSPVMYPTVAIVDPELTLSMPKNVTANTGIDVFFHAYEAYVSTIANDFTDIFAVRSMELVAENLKKCLDDPQDIEARSAMSFANTIAGPAISISGTHIIHGMGHSISGHYNTPHGLALCSIAAAVTDYTWKSNPKKFARAAVIMGADPLLDEVALASGCAKTMKRFLAQFGQDVSLSSFGVTEEMLPVMAADAFEAMGGNMGVCPVPVTPEDAVALYRASM; translated from the coding sequence ATGAAAAGCTTTGTTGCGGATATACCGGAAAAGATCGTGTTTGGCGCGGGCTGTGTGGATACGGTCGGGAAATATGCGAAACCGCTCGGCAGGCGGGCGGCGATTATTGCCGGGAAGGGCGTGCGGCCGGAAAAAACGGCACTGCTGGATAAAATACGGGCATTGCTCGGCGGGCAGGGCGTGGAGTCCTTCGTATATGCGGAAATCAACGAAAATCCCCTGATTCCAGTGGTGGACGCGGGCGTGGAATTTGCGCGCGAAAACAGCTGCGACCTGGTGATCGGCGTGGGCGGGGGCAGTTCCCTCGATTCGGCGAAGATCATCGCCATGGTGTGCGCTTCAGGCGGCAGCGTGCGCGATTACGTGCTGGATGGAAAATATGCCCGGAAAAAGGCGGACGAAATCAAAACGCTGCCCATGATCGCCATTACGACCACGGCGGGCACGGGCAGCGAAGCCACACCGTGGGCGGTGGTGACCGATCCGGAAACGGGCAAAAAGCCGGGCTTCGGCTGGTCGCCTGTGATGTACCCCACCGTTGCCATCGTGGACCCGGAGCTTACCCTCTCTATGCCGAAAAACGTTACCGCCAATACGGGTATCGACGTATTTTTCCATGCCTATGAGGCGTACGTTTCCACCATTGCGAACGATTTCACGGATATCTTTGCCGTGCGTTCGATGGAGCTCGTTGCGGAGAATTTGAAAAAGTGCCTCGACGACCCGCAGGATATCGAGGCGCGCAGCGCGATGTCCTTCGCGAATACGATCGCCGGGCCGGCCATCAGTATTTCGGGCACGCACATCATTCACGGTATGGGCCACAGCATCAGCGGGCATTATAATACTCCGCACGGCCTCGCCCTTTGTTCCATCGCGGCGGCGGTGACGGATTATACATGGAAGAGCAACCCCAAAAAATTCGCCAGGGCCGCCGTTATTATGGGAGCCGATCCTTTGCTGGACGAGGTGGCCCTTGCCAGCGGCTGCGCAAAAACCATGAAACGGTTCCTCGCGCAGTTCGGACAGGACGTTTCGCTTTCCTCCTTCGGCGTAACGGAGGAGATGCTCCCCGTGATGGCGGCGGATGCGTTTGAGGCAATGGGCGGCAATATGGGCGTATGCCCCGTGCCCGTCACACCGGAGGACGCCGTCGCCCTTTATCGGGCGTCGATGTAA